The proteins below are encoded in one region of Alistipes communis:
- a CDS encoding 4Fe-4S dicluster domain-containing protein — MSRYFEMLMEDVRFREGLKSCMNCGICTGVCPAAEFYDYDPRQIVAIVQTRDEEQIERLLKGDTIWFCGECMSCRPRCPRGNTPGYVIQALRTLSQKLGFFVESEKGRQQLALKRTIGENILRTGYCVTPKLVAPDLHPEQGPVWSWVYRNDREIYCQFNPTYDRPGPGAVRRIDDATLGELHRIFDETGGTAFFENIERCSERKARELGYDGADERYFMDVYTRNSQNEDE, encoded by the coding sequence ATGAGTCGTTATTTCGAAATGCTGATGGAGGACGTTCGCTTCCGCGAGGGGTTGAAGTCGTGCATGAACTGCGGGATCTGTACGGGAGTCTGCCCTGCGGCCGAGTTCTACGACTACGATCCGCGCCAGATCGTGGCGATCGTCCAGACGCGCGACGAGGAGCAGATCGAGCGTCTGTTGAAGGGCGACACGATCTGGTTCTGCGGCGAGTGCATGTCGTGCCGTCCGCGCTGTCCGCGCGGCAATACGCCGGGATATGTCATTCAGGCGCTGCGTACGCTGTCCCAAAAGCTGGGCTTTTTCGTCGAGAGCGAGAAGGGGCGCCAGCAACTCGCGCTCAAACGCACGATCGGCGAGAATATCCTGCGTACGGGGTATTGCGTGACGCCCAAGCTCGTCGCTCCCGACCTGCATCCCGAACAGGGGCCGGTTTGGAGTTGGGTCTACCGCAACGACCGCGAAATCTACTGCCAGTTCAACCCCACCTACGACCGTCCGGGGCCGGGCGCCGTGCGCCGAATCGACGACGCCACGCTCGGCGAGCTGCACCGCATCTTCGACGAAACGGGCGGTACGGCCTTCTTCGAGAACATCGAACGCTGCTCCGAGCGCAAGGCGCGCGAGTTGGGATACGACGGTGCCGACGAGCGTTATTTCATGGATGTATACACCCGCAATTCACAGAACGAGGATGAATAG
- a CDS encoding heterodisulfide reductase-related iron-sulfur binding cluster: MNRNWQDYQKEIADDRYYYVRSCIRQNFFPGSEKAFLDIMHDDLGRDCFDDPLHTSCTGIGYHADIVPLETIMTVVARQFALMGEAGYENFISSCITSFGIYTEILATWEEFPETEERAREALYKATGRTLVKPKNLAHTSDVVFHHREAIAARARHRLVNVLTGEPLRVVEHIGCHYAKIFPKSGVGGSEFPYVLSGMVESWGGQCVDYPERRHCCGFGFRNYLVQANRGYSVANTQKKLESMAPYKPDFIVANCPGCAMFIDKWQYTIAEMEGRTYGENGHGIPVLTYEEMAGLVLGYDPWALGMQMHQVDVEPLLDKMGIEYDPAAKYLGMNGKYIGQPASAIVNCGSQDTVYNIKQ, from the coding sequence ATGAATAGAAATTGGCAAGACTACCAGAAGGAGATCGCCGACGACCGCTATTACTACGTGCGCAGCTGCATCCGGCAGAACTTTTTCCCGGGCAGCGAGAAGGCTTTTTTGGATATCATGCACGACGATCTGGGTCGCGACTGCTTCGACGATCCGCTCCACACCTCCTGCACGGGCATCGGCTATCACGCCGATATCGTGCCGTTGGAGACGATCATGACCGTCGTGGCGCGGCAGTTCGCGCTGATGGGCGAGGCGGGCTACGAGAACTTCATCTCGTCGTGCATCACTTCGTTCGGCATCTACACCGAGATACTGGCCACGTGGGAGGAGTTTCCCGAGACCGAGGAGCGGGCGCGCGAGGCGCTCTACAAGGCCACGGGCCGCACGCTGGTCAAGCCCAAGAATCTGGCGCACACGTCGGACGTCGTCTTCCATCACCGCGAGGCCATCGCCGCACGCGCCAGGCACCGGCTGGTGAATGTGCTCACGGGCGAGCCGCTGCGCGTGGTGGAGCATATCGGCTGCCACTACGCCAAGATCTTTCCCAAGTCGGGTGTCGGCGGTTCGGAGTTCCCCTACGTGCTCTCCGGCATGGTCGAGTCGTGGGGCGGCCAGTGCGTCGACTATCCCGAGCGGCGCCACTGCTGCGGCTTCGGGTTCCGCAACTATCTGGTGCAGGCCAACCGGGGCTATTCGGTGGCCAACACGCAGAAGAAACTCGAAAGCATGGCCCCCTACAAGCCCGATTTCATCGTGGCCAACTGTCCCGGCTGCGCGATGTTCATCGACAAGTGGCAGTATACGATCGCCGAGATGGAGGGCCGTACCTACGGCGAGAACGGGCACGGCATTCCGGTGCTCACCTACGAGGAGATGGCCGGACTGGTGCTCGGCTACGATCCGTGGGCGCTGGGGATGCAGATGCACCAGGTCGACGTCGAACCGCTGCTGGACAAGATGGGCATCGAATACGATCCGGCAGCCAAATATCTGGGAATGAACGGAAAATATATCGGACAACCCGCCTCCGCCATCGTCAATTGCGGTTCGCAGGATACGGTCTACAATATCAAACAGTGA
- a CDS encoding FAD-dependent oxidoreductase, protein MGKRVIVVGGGIAGMQTALKLSAGGVSALLLERDADLGGKLTGWHKLFPSFTPAHEVLDELRRRLAASDVEVRTRCEVAEVARDGVMLSTGERLEADAVVVATGFTLFDARIKEEYGYGIYDNVYTTVDIERMLNEGRVALKDGTAPRRIAFLHCVGSRDEKVCQHHCSKVCCITGVKQAMELKEMFPAADVFNFYMDIRMFGPGYEEMYRDAQQRLNIHFVRGRISEASPTLDGRVQIKAEDTLTGRPLKMSVDMLVLIVGMRSNASNARFAAGAGLGVQPSGFLAPRDAFLHNVESGVDGIFYAGAVTAPKNIGESLSEAVVAADRAAEYLKRA, encoded by the coding sequence ATGGGAAAACGCGTAATCGTCGTCGGCGGGGGAATCGCCGGCATGCAGACGGCATTGAAACTCTCCGCCGGAGGCGTCTCTGCGCTCCTGTTGGAGCGCGACGCCGACCTGGGCGGAAAACTCACGGGCTGGCACAAACTCTTTCCTTCGTTCACGCCGGCGCACGAGGTGCTGGACGAACTGCGCCGTCGGCTCGCCGCCAGCGACGTCGAGGTGCGCACGCGGTGCGAGGTCGCGGAAGTGGCGCGCGACGGCGTGATGCTTTCGACGGGCGAACGGCTGGAAGCCGACGCCGTGGTGGTCGCTACGGGCTTCACCCTTTTCGACGCCCGCATCAAGGAGGAGTACGGTTACGGCATCTACGACAACGTCTATACGACCGTCGACATCGAGCGGATGCTCAACGAGGGGCGCGTGGCGTTGAAGGACGGCACGGCGCCGCGCCGCATCGCCTTCCTGCACTGTGTCGGTTCGCGCGACGAGAAGGTCTGCCAGCACCACTGCTCGAAGGTGTGCTGCATCACGGGCGTCAAACAGGCCATGGAGCTCAAGGAGATGTTCCCCGCGGCCGACGTCTTCAATTTCTATATGGACATCCGCATGTTCGGGCCCGGCTACGAGGAGATGTACCGCGACGCCCAGCAGCGGCTCAACATCCACTTCGTGCGCGGCCGCATTTCGGAGGCCAGCCCGACGCTCGACGGCCGCGTGCAGATCAAGGCCGAGGACACGCTCACGGGGCGTCCGCTGAAAATGTCGGTCGACATGCTGGTGCTCATCGTCGGGATGCGCAGCAATGCGTCGAACGCCCGTTTCGCGGCCGGAGCGGGGCTCGGCGTGCAGCCGAGCGGGTTCCTGGCGCCCCGCGACGCCTTTCTTCACAATGTCGAGAGCGGCGTCGACGGAATCTTCTACGCCGGAGCGGTCACTGCGCCCAAGAATATCGGCGAATCGTTGTCGGAGGCGGTCGTGGCGGCCGACCGTGCGGCGGAATATCTCAAACGTGCATAG
- a CDS encoding 4Fe-4S dicluster domain-containing protein, with amino-acid sequence MATVNFGFGINKPRVIDLDRNNLRKSDEILREMPELQTCIGCGACTALCTAGNLTSFNFRKVHTLVRRGEYEGAYEEMNKCMLCGKCRLACPRGINTRGVVMLIKRKLGDF; translated from the coding sequence ATGGCGACGGTGAATTTCGGATTCGGCATCAACAAGCCGCGCGTGATCGATCTGGATCGCAACAATCTGCGCAAGAGCGACGAGATCCTGCGCGAGATGCCCGAGTTGCAGACCTGCATCGGCTGCGGGGCCTGCACGGCGCTCTGTACGGCGGGCAACCTGACGTCGTTCAACTTCCGCAAGGTGCATACGCTGGTGCGGCGCGGCGAGTACGAGGGTGCCTACGAGGAGATGAACAAATGCATGTTGTGCGGCAAGTGCCGGCTGGCCTGCCCGCGGGGGATCAACACGCGCGGCGTGGTGATGCTCATCAAACGTAAACTGGGGGATTTCTGA
- a CDS encoding (Fe-S)-binding protein: MKFYAPFCLPFLVGALVMAAVIVWKYVVWFAELPRADKKRVLFGIPTPRTLGAVGEVIGECLLHRRIFRVNPLLGYMHMSLAFGWFLLIVVGWIETVAYLGLRWVPLQGHVFFKYFAPTLMLREKPFFDFVMDLLLLFVLSGVALAWAKRFCSRAMGMRRTTRHVPGDRIALTALWFVFPARLAAESITCGIYGMGGFLTGGLGAFMAEHLGRSTLVVLEQGAWWFYSIALGVFFVALPFSRYMHIFTEIPLIFLRRYGVRPREKESSADRFQIEACSRCGICIDPCQLQSVLGIDDVQSVYFLRDRRYGMLTREVAQNCLMCGRCQAKCPVGIDLNTLRLNSRDTMRNTPDERRYDYFKGLDRSEGEGKVGYFAGCMTLLTPRTMTAMERIFTAAGEEVWWADRNGGVCCGRPLKLSGETDSARRMMEYNTQLFRRHGIRTLVTSCPICLKVFREEYRLDGIRVIHHSQYILELLSAGRLRLERGAASYAYHDPCELGRGSGIYDEPRRVIEAVGTLLEPAHTREDALCCGSSVANTVISDSDQVRIATSVADELTATGADAIVTACPLCKKALVRGTTTEVCDLAEIVAKRIR; encoded by the coding sequence ATGAAGTTTTACGCACCCTTCTGCCTGCCGTTTCTCGTCGGCGCTTTGGTGATGGCCGCCGTCATCGTGTGGAAATACGTCGTGTGGTTCGCCGAACTGCCGCGCGCGGACAAGAAGCGGGTGCTGTTCGGCATCCCGACGCCGCGGACGCTCGGAGCCGTCGGGGAGGTGATCGGCGAATGCCTGCTCCATCGCCGTATCTTCCGCGTCAATCCGTTGCTGGGATACATGCACATGTCGCTGGCCTTCGGCTGGTTCCTGCTCATCGTGGTGGGGTGGATCGAAACGGTGGCCTACCTCGGCCTGCGCTGGGTGCCGTTGCAGGGACATGTCTTCTTCAAGTACTTCGCGCCGACGCTGATGCTGCGCGAGAAGCCCTTCTTCGATTTCGTAATGGACTTGCTGCTGCTCTTCGTCCTGTCGGGCGTGGCGCTGGCATGGGCCAAACGTTTCTGCTCGCGGGCGATGGGAATGCGCCGCACGACCCGACACGTGCCGGGCGACCGGATCGCCCTCACGGCACTGTGGTTCGTCTTTCCGGCGCGGCTCGCGGCCGAAAGCATCACCTGCGGCATCTACGGCATGGGAGGCTTCCTGACCGGAGGGCTGGGGGCGTTCATGGCCGAGCATCTCGGCCGGTCGACGCTCGTCGTGCTCGAACAGGGGGCGTGGTGGTTCTATTCGATCGCGCTCGGCGTCTTCTTCGTCGCGCTGCCGTTTTCGCGCTACATGCATATCTTCACCGAGATCCCGCTCATCTTCCTGCGTCGCTACGGTGTGCGCCCGCGCGAGAAGGAGTCGTCGGCCGACCGCTTCCAGATCGAAGCCTGCTCGCGGTGCGGCATCTGCATCGACCCCTGCCAGTTGCAGAGCGTGCTGGGCATCGACGACGTGCAGTCGGTTTACTTTCTGCGCGATCGCCGCTACGGGATGCTGACGCGCGAAGTGGCACAGAACTGCCTGATGTGCGGCCGCTGCCAGGCGAAATGTCCGGTGGGGATCGATCTCAACACCCTGCGGCTCAATTCGCGCGACACGATGCGCAACACCCCCGACGAACGGCGCTACGACTACTTCAAGGGACTCGACCGCTCGGAAGGCGAAGGGAAGGTCGGCTATTTCGCGGGCTGCATGACGCTGCTCACGCCGCGCACGATGACGGCCATGGAGCGCATCTTCACGGCTGCCGGCGAGGAGGTGTGGTGGGCCGACCGCAACGGCGGGGTCTGCTGCGGCCGGCCGCTCAAACTTTCGGGCGAAACCGACTCGGCGCGCCGCATGATGGAGTACAACACGCAGCTCTTCCGCAGGCACGGCATCCGCACGCTCGTCACCTCGTGCCCGATCTGTCTGAAAGTCTTCCGCGAGGAGTACCGGCTCGACGGTATCCGTGTCATCCACCATTCGCAGTATATCCTCGAACTGCTGTCCGCCGGCCGGCTGAGGCTGGAACGCGGCGCGGCGAGCTATGCCTATCACGACCCCTGCGAACTGGGGCGCGGCAGCGGCATCTACGACGAACCTCGCCGCGTGATCGAGGCGGTCGGCACGCTGCTCGAACCGGCGCATACGCGCGAAGATGCGCTCTGCTGCGGGTCGTCGGTGGCCAATACGGTCATTTCGGACAGCGATCAGGTGCGCATCGCCACGTCGGTGGCCGACGAACTGACGGCCACGGGCGCCGATGCGATCGTCACGGCCTGCCCGCTGTGCAAGAAGGCGCTCGTGCGCGGCACGACGACGGAGGTGTGCGATCTGGCCGAGATCGTAGCCAAACGGATTCGCTGA
- a CDS encoding dihydroorotase, which translates to MKRLLQGAEVWRDGGFVRADVLVDGDRIAAVGLGLPVEGCEVVPLGGMKILPGLVDVHVHLREPGFTAKETIATGTRAAAHGGYTTVCPMPNLSPAPDSPEHLAVELEAIRRDAAVRVVPYGCITRGQKGRGELVDFDALAPDVVGFSDDGRGVQEEALMREAMRRVARTGRPVVAHCEVEALLDKGYIHDGGYCRAHGHRGISSESEWRQVERDIRLVAETGCRYHVCHVSTKESVELVRRAKAAGLPVSCETAPHYLVLCDEDLREEGRFKMNPPLRSRADREALVAGLQDGTIEVIATDHAPHTAAEKARGLAGSAMGVVGLECAFAVLNTALVGRGIISFARLVEAMAVAPRRIFSLGGGTIAAGEPADLTAVDTERAGTVDPDRFLSMGRSTPFAGMAVRGEVMLTLVGGREAYRNGDLKR; encoded by the coding sequence ATGAAGAGATTGTTGCAGGGCGCCGAAGTGTGGCGTGACGGAGGGTTCGTGCGGGCCGACGTGCTCGTCGACGGCGACCGGATCGCGGCCGTGGGGCTCGGGTTGCCGGTCGAAGGGTGCGAGGTCGTGCCGCTCGGAGGAATGAAGATTCTGCCGGGGCTGGTCGATGTGCACGTACACTTGCGCGAACCCGGCTTTACGGCCAAGGAGACCATCGCCACGGGAACGCGCGCGGCTGCTCACGGCGGTTATACGACCGTCTGTCCGATGCCCAATCTTTCGCCTGCGCCCGATTCGCCGGAGCATCTGGCCGTCGAGTTGGAGGCGATCCGGCGCGACGCCGCGGTGCGGGTCGTTCCCTACGGCTGCATCACCCGCGGGCAGAAGGGGCGCGGCGAGCTGGTCGATTTCGACGCGCTGGCACCCGACGTCGTCGGCTTCTCGGACGACGGCCGCGGCGTGCAGGAGGAGGCGCTCATGCGCGAAGCGATGCGCAGGGTAGCCCGCACGGGGCGTCCCGTGGTCGCCCACTGCGAGGTCGAGGCCCTGCTCGACAAGGGATATATCCACGACGGCGGCTATTGCCGCGCGCACGGTCATCGGGGCATCTCGTCCGAGAGCGAGTGGCGGCAGGTCGAGCGCGACATCCGGCTTGTGGCCGAGACGGGGTGCCGCTACCATGTCTGCCACGTCTCCACGAAGGAGAGCGTCGAGCTGGTGCGCCGTGCCAAAGCGGCCGGACTGCCCGTGAGTTGCGAGACGGCGCCGCACTATCTGGTGCTGTGCGACGAGGATCTGCGCGAGGAGGGGCGCTTCAAGATGAACCCGCCGCTGCGCAGCCGTGCCGACCGCGAGGCGCTCGTGGCCGGCTTGCAGGACGGGACGATCGAGGTGATCGCCACTGACCATGCGCCCCACACCGCCGCCGAGAAGGCCCGCGGGCTGGCGGGCAGCGCCATGGGCGTCGTGGGGTTGGAATGCGCCTTCGCGGTGCTCAATACGGCGCTCGTCGGGCGGGGGATCATCTCCTTCGCGCGGCTGGTGGAGGCGATGGCCGTCGCGCCGCGCCGCATCTTCTCGCTCGGCGGCGGCACGATCGCTGCGGGCGAGCCGGCCGACCTGACGGCGGTGGACACCGAGCGGGCGGGGACGGTCGATCCCGACCGCTTCCTGTCGATGGGGCGCAGCACCCCCTTCGCCGGAATGGCGGTGCGGGGCGAGGTGATGCTGACGCTGGTCGGGGGCCGCGAAGCCTATCGCAACGGGGATTTGAAAAGATAA
- the carA gene encoding glutamine-hydrolyzing carbamoyl-phosphate synthase small subunit → MKPYTKKIVLENGQEFYGYGFGADKEAICEIVFNTSMVGYQEIMSDPSYTDQMVVMTYPLIGNYGMTDEDYETKNPTIGGMIVREYNDSPSNFRYTKTLSEVFEEHAIPGIEGVDTRMLTRIIRNEGSQRVMITSVETPREEALARMAATPWPHDMVSRVSCRKRWMSRVPNHKYDVVAVDCGIKYNIIRLLNRVGCNVTVVPYDATAEQILAFRPDGLVLSNGPGDPNDVQGVIELVRQLRGRLPIFGICMGHQLISLAYGAKTFKMKFGHRGANHPVKNLQTGKIEITSQNHSFAVDVASLEGTGLELTHVNLLDGTAEGVACYKDGVFSMQYHPESASGPQDSAYLFDKFTKMMEDWKNA, encoded by the coding sequence ATGAAACCTTATACGAAGAAAATCGTTCTGGAAAACGGACAGGAGTTCTACGGATACGGCTTCGGGGCGGACAAGGAGGCGATCTGCGAGATCGTGTTCAACACCTCGATGGTCGGTTACCAGGAGATCATGTCCGATCCGTCCTACACGGACCAGATGGTCGTGATGACCTACCCGCTGATCGGCAACTACGGTATGACCGACGAAGACTACGAAACGAAAAACCCGACCATCGGCGGCATGATCGTGCGCGAGTACAACGATTCGCCCTCGAATTTCCGTTACACGAAGACGCTCAGCGAGGTCTTCGAGGAGCACGCCATCCCCGGCATCGAGGGGGTCGACACGCGGATGCTGACACGCATCATCCGCAACGAGGGCAGCCAGCGGGTGATGATTACTTCGGTCGAAACGCCCCGCGAGGAGGCGCTCGCACGCATGGCCGCGACGCCGTGGCCGCACGACATGGTGTCGCGCGTGAGTTGCCGCAAGCGGTGGATGTCGCGCGTGCCCAACCACAAGTACGACGTGGTGGCCGTCGACTGCGGCATCAAATACAACATCATCCGCCTGCTGAACCGCGTGGGATGCAACGTGACGGTGGTGCCCTACGACGCTACGGCGGAGCAGATTCTCGCGTTCCGTCCCGACGGGCTGGTGCTTTCGAACGGCCCGGGCGACCCGAATGACGTGCAGGGGGTGATCGAACTGGTGCGCCAGCTGCGCGGGCGGCTGCCGATCTTCGGCATCTGCATGGGGCACCAGCTCATCTCGCTGGCCTACGGAGCGAAGACCTTCAAGATGAAGTTCGGCCACCGCGGCGCGAACCATCCGGTGAAGAACCTCCAGACGGGCAAGATCGAGATCACGAGCCAGAACCACAGTTTCGCCGTCGACGTGGCGTCGCTCGAAGGCACGGGATTGGAGCTCACGCACGTCAATCTGCTGGACGGTACGGCCGAAGGCGTCGCCTGCTACAAGGACGGGGTCTTCTCGATGCAGTATCATCCCGAGAGCGCTTCGGGGCCGCAGGACAGCGCCTATTTGTTCGATAAGTTCACTAAAATGATGGAGGATTGGAAAAATGCCTAA
- the carB gene encoding carbamoyl-phosphate synthase large subunit codes for MPKRTDIKKVMVIGSGPIVIGQAAEFDYAGTQACLALKEEGYEVILVNSNPATIMTDTHIADKVYMEPLTLEYVAKIIRYERPDAIVPGLGGQTGLNLAVQLAKKGVLQECQVEILGTSFESIEQAEDRELFKELCERLGEPVLPSHIANNMEEGIAAAERIGYPVVLRPAFTLGGTGGGFADNREELEELMRNALILSPVHQVLVEKSIKGYKEIEYEVMRDANDTAISICCMENIDPVGIHTGDSIVVAPCQTLTNREFQMLRDSALKIIRALKIEGGCNVQFALDPLSFKYYLIEVNPRVSRSSALASKASGYPIARVTAKVAMGLTLDEIRLANTPASFEPALDYVVTKVARFPFDKFSDASNKLGTQMKATGEVMSVGRTMEESLLKAVRSLETGVCHIYHKKFDTMSDDEMLTYIKEGTDDRLYAIAQLIRNGVDLALIYNNTKIDMFFLEKFKNIVEMERTVAAHPFDEATLREAKRMGFGDKYIGMLWGATEHEMYALREKLGIFPVYKMIDTCASEFSSYVPYFYSTYEQENESLVSDREKIIVLGSGPIRIGQGVEFDYSTVHAIWSIRKAGYEAIIINNNPETVSTDYTCSDKLYFEPLTVEDVMNVIHLEKPKSIVVSLGGQTAINLAEPLARLGVPIIGTDVQAIRNAEDRGCFEKIMEQLGIPQPQAEAVTDIEAGVAAATRIGYPVLVRPSYVLGGRAMQIVSNEEALRHYLQTAVEVNDDSPVLVDKYIMGKELEVDAICDGRDVFIPGIMEHVERTGIHSGDSISVYPTFSVSPKVKEKIIDYTVKLGLEIGIVGLYNIQFICDGHDEVYVIEVNPRSSRTVPFLSKATGVQMADIATQVILGHSLREQGITEVYGREKQRWFVKAPAFSFSKIRGVESYLSPEMKSTGEAIGYDDKLTRALYKALQASGMKVANYGTVLLTIADKDKEEVLPLARRFYNLGFNIEATSGTADFLRRHGLRTRLRRKLCEGSSEIIDSLRQGHVSYIINTIDLDQHNTRFDGYEIRRTAVENNVTLFTSLETVKVLLDVLEEITLSVSTIDAK; via the coding sequence ATGCCTAAGAGAACGGATATCAAGAAAGTAATGGTGATCGGCTCGGGGCCGATCGTGATCGGTCAGGCCGCCGAGTTCGACTATGCGGGGACGCAGGCCTGCCTCGCGCTGAAAGAGGAGGGGTACGAGGTGATCCTGGTGAATTCCAATCCGGCGACGATTATGACCGACACGCATATCGCCGACAAGGTCTATATGGAGCCGCTGACGCTCGAATACGTGGCCAAGATCATCCGTTACGAGCGTCCCGATGCCATCGTGCCGGGGCTGGGCGGCCAGACGGGCCTGAATCTGGCCGTGCAGCTGGCCAAGAAGGGCGTGTTGCAGGAGTGCCAGGTCGAGATTCTGGGTACGTCGTTCGAGAGCATCGAGCAGGCCGAAGACCGCGAGCTGTTCAAGGAACTGTGCGAGCGGCTGGGCGAACCGGTGCTGCCGTCGCATATCGCCAACAACATGGAGGAGGGCATCGCCGCCGCCGAGCGGATCGGCTATCCGGTGGTGCTGCGTCCGGCCTTCACGCTGGGCGGTACGGGCGGCGGCTTCGCCGACAACCGCGAGGAGCTGGAGGAGCTGATGCGCAACGCGCTGATCCTCTCGCCGGTGCATCAGGTGCTCGTCGAAAAGAGCATCAAGGGGTATAAGGAGATCGAATACGAGGTGATGCGCGACGCCAACGATACGGCCATCTCGATCTGTTGCATGGAGAACATCGATCCGGTGGGTATCCATACGGGCGACTCGATCGTGGTGGCACCGTGCCAGACGCTCACCAACCGCGAATTCCAGATGTTGCGCGACAGTGCGCTCAAAATCATCCGTGCGCTCAAAATCGAAGGTGGTTGCAACGTGCAGTTCGCGCTCGACCCGCTGTCGTTCAAATACTACCTGATCGAGGTCAACCCCCGTGTGTCGCGCTCGTCGGCGCTGGCGTCGAAGGCGAGCGGCTATCCGATCGCCCGCGTTACGGCCAAGGTGGCCATGGGGCTGACGCTCGACGAGATCCGGCTGGCCAACACTCCCGCCTCGTTCGAGCCTGCGCTCGACTACGTGGTGACGAAGGTGGCGCGTTTCCCCTTCGACAAGTTCTCCGACGCGTCGAACAAACTCGGCACGCAGATGAAAGCCACGGGCGAGGTGATGTCGGTGGGCCGCACGATGGAGGAGAGCCTGCTCAAAGCGGTGCGCTCGCTCGAGACGGGCGTCTGCCACATCTACCACAAGAAGTTCGACACGATGTCGGACGACGAGATGCTGACCTACATCAAGGAGGGTACCGACGACCGCCTCTACGCCATCGCGCAGCTGATCCGCAACGGCGTCGACCTGGCGCTCATCTACAACAACACCAAGATCGACATGTTCTTCCTGGAGAAGTTCAAGAACATCGTCGAGATGGAGCGCACGGTGGCGGCGCACCCCTTCGACGAGGCGACGCTGCGCGAGGCCAAGCGCATGGGCTTCGGCGACAAGTACATCGGGATGCTGTGGGGCGCTACCGAGCACGAGATGTACGCCCTGCGCGAGAAGCTGGGGATTTTCCCCGTCTACAAGATGATCGATACCTGCGCGTCGGAGTTCTCCTCCTACGTGCCCTATTTCTACTCGACCTACGAGCAGGAGAACGAGTCGCTGGTGAGCGACCGCGAGAAGATCATCGTGCTCGGTTCGGGCCCGATCCGCATCGGTCAGGGCGTGGAGTTCGACTATTCGACCGTCCATGCGATCTGGTCGATCCGCAAGGCGGGCTACGAAGCCATCATCATCAACAACAACCCCGAAACCGTCTCGACGGACTACACGTGCAGCGACAAGCTCTACTTCGAGCCGCTCACGGTCGAGGACGTGATGAACGTCATCCACCTCGAAAAGCCCAAGAGCATCGTCGTCTCGCTGGGCGGCCAGACGGCCATCAACCTGGCCGAGCCGCTGGCGCGGCTGGGCGTGCCGATCATCGGCACCGACGTGCAGGCGATCCGCAACGCCGAGGACCGCGGCTGCTTCGAGAAGATCATGGAGCAGCTGGGCATCCCGCAGCCGCAGGCCGAGGCCGTGACCGACATCGAGGCGGGCGTGGCGGCCGCTACGCGCATCGGCTATCCGGTGCTGGTGCGTCCGAGCTACGTGCTGGGCGGCCGCGCCATGCAGATCGTTTCGAACGAGGAGGCGCTGCGCCATTACTTGCAGACGGCCGTCGAGGTCAACGACGACTCGCCCGTGCTGGTCGACAAATACATCATGGGCAAGGAGTTGGAGGTCGACGCCATCTGCGACGGCCGCGACGTCTTCATCCCCGGTATCATGGAGCACGTCGAGCGGACGGGCATCCACTCCGGCGACTCGATCAGCGTCTACCCGACTTTCAGCGTCTCGCCCAAGGTCAAGGAGAAGATCATCGACTATACGGTCAAACTGGGTCTCGAAATCGGCATCGTCGGCCTCTACAACATCCAGTTCATCTGCGACGGCCACGACGAGGTCTACGTCATCGAGGTCAACCCCCGTTCGTCGCGCACGGTGCCCTTCCTCTCGAAGGCCACGGGCGTGCAGATGGCCGACATCGCCACGCAGGTGATCCTCGGGCACAGCCTGCGCGAGCAGGGCATCACCGAGGTCTACGGCCGCGAGAAACAACGCTGGTTCGTCAAGGCGCCGGCCTTCTCCTTCTCGAAGATCCGCGGGGTGGAGTCCTACCTCTCGCCGGAGATGAAGTCCACGGGCGAGGCGATCGGTTACGACGACAAGCTGACACGCGCGCTTTACAAGGCGTTGCAGGCTTCGGGCATGAAGGTGGCCAACTACGGTACGGTGCTGCTCACGATCGCCGACAAGGACAAGGAGGAGGTGCTGCCGCTGGCGCGCCGTTTCTACAACCTCGGCTTCAACATCGAGGCGACTTCCGGTACGGCCGATTTCCTGCGCCGCCACGGCCTGCGCACGCGCTTGCGCCGCAAGCTGTGCGAGGGTAGCAGCGAGATCATCGATTCGCTGCGCCAAGGCCACGTGAGCTACATCATCAACACGATCGACCTGGATCAGCACAATACGCGCTTCGACGGCTACGAAATCCGCCGCACGGCGGTCGAGAACAACGTGACGCTCTTCACTTCGCTCGAAACGGTGAAGGTGCTGCTCGACGTGCTCGAAGAGATTACGCTCTCCGTTTCGACGATCGACGCGAAGTAA